In Terriglobus sp. TAA 43, a single window of DNA contains:
- a CDS encoding DUF481 domain-containing protein: MASAMLTTMTRYMHWRLNARVASLLVLGVAMGLRAQQAAPEKDVLIFTNGDQLSGTLERSVGGNVVFKSDMAGEITVPLSQVKDLKTHGAFAVLKHGVPVAQSKKVIPAPVEITTDTIMVQETAQVPAQTVPAKDVAFVVDEKTFNSTLTHDLSFFQGWNGAVNLGATLNQATVHGGAVSAGISLIRQIPVVPYFRPRNRTTANFVENYGVLTTPPVLSGTGTDVEAKTSIMHADAERDEYISKNVYVLGTTAFDHNYAQSIALNQLYGGGFGWTVFNKPLHQLDLKADAHYQRQGHFDPTLNLNLFGSTFSEAYRRSLPYKVSLTQTASYVPAWNDLHAYAANGSVTLAAPLFKRFAINVTALESYINNPDPGYNKNSLTFTTGLTYSLK; the protein is encoded by the coding sequence ATGGCCTCAGCTATGCTAACTACCATGACACGTTACATGCACTGGAGACTGAATGCGCGAGTAGCTTCCTTGCTTGTGCTCGGTGTGGCGATGGGGCTGAGGGCGCAGCAGGCGGCGCCGGAGAAGGATGTCCTCATCTTCACGAACGGCGATCAGCTTAGCGGCACGCTGGAACGAAGTGTCGGCGGCAATGTTGTTTTCAAGAGCGACATGGCAGGCGAAATTACCGTGCCGTTGTCGCAGGTGAAAGACCTGAAGACGCATGGGGCATTTGCTGTTTTGAAACATGGCGTGCCGGTTGCGCAATCGAAGAAGGTGATTCCAGCGCCGGTCGAGATCACTACGGACACGATCATGGTGCAGGAAACCGCACAGGTTCCCGCGCAGACGGTCCCAGCGAAAGATGTGGCCTTCGTCGTGGACGAGAAGACCTTCAACAGCACGCTGACGCACGATCTTTCTTTCTTCCAGGGATGGAATGGTGCTGTGAACCTGGGCGCCACTCTTAATCAGGCAACGGTTCACGGAGGGGCCGTTTCCGCTGGTATTTCGCTGATCCGGCAGATCCCCGTCGTTCCGTATTTCCGGCCACGCAACAGAACCACGGCGAACTTCGTTGAGAACTACGGCGTACTGACCACCCCGCCAGTCCTTAGCGGTACTGGCACGGATGTGGAAGCCAAGACCAGCATCATGCACGCCGATGCGGAACGCGATGAGTACATCTCGAAGAACGTTTATGTTCTGGGGACCACTGCCTTCGATCACAACTATGCGCAAAGCATCGCGCTGAATCAGCTCTATGGTGGTGGTTTCGGTTGGACCGTATTCAATAAGCCTTTGCACCAGCTTGATCTGAAGGCGGATGCGCACTATCAACGGCAAGGCCACTTTGATCCTACGTTGAACCTGAATCTGTTTGGTTCAACATTCAGCGAAGCGTATCGCAGATCTTTGCCTTACAAGGTGTCCCTAACGCAGACCGCGTCCTACGTCCCGGCGTGGAATGATCTCCATGCGTACGCGGCAAACGGCAGTGTGACGCTGGCAGCGCCGCTGTTTAAGCGGTTTGCCATCAACGTGACGGCGTTAGAGAGCTACATCAATAACCCGGACCCCGGTTACAACAAGAACAGCCTTACGTTCACAACCGGGCTGACGTATTCGTTGAAATAG
- a CDS encoding trimeric intracellular cation channel family protein, producing the protein MHSLYSLTCQVLQVGPTIPLPLHPQQISSVFFRFFEIAAISLGALGGVLALRRDQASRYDVIGLLGLGLLSGVGGGLVRDIMLGDGPPLALVHPSYLAYALAGAAVGIVFGHTVGPRMLAFMNIVDALALGLFTVAGSTRAMSAHLGFLPCLMLGVTTAVGGGALKDLFSGRTPATFQEGELYALVATFAAAAFLGLTHIGVPVNHAASIGTTIGFGLRLLAIRYGWRTQAIGTLS; encoded by the coding sequence ATGCACTCCTTGTACTCGTTAACCTGTCAGGTCTTGCAGGTGGGTCCCACGATTCCACTACCGTTGCATCCGCAGCAGATCTCCAGCGTGTTCTTTCGTTTCTTTGAAATTGCCGCGATTTCTCTGGGAGCATTGGGCGGCGTGCTGGCCCTGCGTCGCGATCAAGCGTCGCGTTATGACGTGATCGGATTGCTTGGACTGGGCCTGTTGAGTGGTGTAGGTGGCGGCCTGGTGCGTGACATTATGCTCGGCGACGGTCCACCGCTCGCGCTCGTGCATCCTTCGTATCTTGCTTACGCTCTTGCTGGCGCTGCCGTTGGCATCGTCTTCGGCCATACCGTTGGACCGCGCATGCTTGCCTTCATGAACATCGTGGATGCGCTTGCACTGGGACTTTTCACAGTTGCTGGCAGTACACGGGCTATGAGTGCCCACCTGGGTTTTCTGCCCTGCCTGATGCTTGGAGTAACGACTGCGGTCGGTGGCGGCGCATTGAAGGACCTATTTAGCGGCAGAACACCCGCGACCTTCCAGGAAGGCGAACTCTACGCCCTTGTCGCAACGTTTGCGGCCGCAGCATTCCTCGGCTTAACGCACATAGGTGTTCCGGTAAACCACGCGGCGTCCATCGGGACCACCATTGGCTTTGGCTTGCGACTTCTTGCCATTCGGTATGGGTGGCGCACCCAAGCTATCGGAACACTTTCGTAA
- a CDS encoding GvpL/GvpF family gas vesicle protein, producing the protein MSWYAYCIAERTSFPELLRHRRPMPLDGISGLFGNQTFAFPASDLAVVVSEHSPEDDARMDQQAQRDHARVIAECFKHATVLPFRFGTHFEDDDALRRSVRSNHRHFIHNVERLRGKAEMHLKVLVDDICGESHKIVQGTVGKEYLASLRESASAQRERQSKARALQVQMQRMFLPDAEEVTCKRAGEGKMLLDIAHLVDKKHVERYQNKYSTAMDMLKDCRMQLSGPWPPYHFVQRHQPPHNSAN; encoded by the coding sequence ATGTCGTGGTATGCCTATTGCATCGCGGAAAGGACTTCCTTTCCGGAGCTTCTTCGCCACCGTCGTCCGATGCCACTCGATGGAATCTCGGGACTCTTCGGAAACCAAACCTTCGCCTTCCCCGCCAGTGACCTCGCCGTTGTCGTCTCGGAGCACAGCCCCGAAGACGATGCCCGCATGGACCAGCAAGCTCAGCGCGATCATGCGCGTGTGATTGCGGAGTGCTTCAAGCACGCCACGGTTCTTCCCTTCCGTTTCGGAACTCACTTTGAAGACGACGACGCGTTGCGTCGCTCCGTCCGCTCCAACCATCGCCACTTCATTCACAACGTGGAACGCCTGCGCGGCAAAGCGGAAATGCACCTCAAGGTGCTCGTCGACGACATCTGCGGAGAGTCTCACAAGATCGTTCAGGGCACGGTCGGTAAGGAATACCTTGCCAGCCTGCGCGAGAGCGCCAGTGCACAGCGTGAACGCCAGTCCAAGGCTCGCGCTCTGCAGGTACAGATGCAGCGCATGTTCCTGCCCGACGCAGAGGAAGTTACCTGCAAGCGTGCGGGCGAAGGCAAGATGCTCCTCGATATCGCCCATCTGGTCGACAAGAAGCATGTAGAGCGTTACCAGAACAAGTACTCAACCGCCATGGACATGCTGAAGGACTGCCGTATGCAGCTCTCCGGCCCTTGGCCTCCGTATCACTTCGTGCAACGGCATCAGCCGCCGCACAACTCCGCCAACTAA
- the pgsA gene encoding CDP-diacylglycerol--glycerol-3-phosphate 3-phosphatidyltransferase gives MNLPNSITMSRIACLPLLIWLLSASSPITGHAQEVAASLLFILAAITDGLDGYLARKRGQITTIGMLLDPLADKMLVTAGYVCLVSFNPHVVKPWIAVLVIGREFLVSGLRSIAANEGFTIDASEVGKLKTVLQIVSVVAAILDRGWSAWWVGPGWRNDTGWFFVPVHIIAVTAIYWMTFVSILSAVDYFVAFWSKLDHASQVSRKKRSRLMSRKKPVAAVGPTAGNA, from the coding sequence TTGAATCTGCCCAATTCCATTACGATGAGCCGGATCGCTTGCCTTCCGCTGCTTATCTGGCTGCTCTCCGCAAGCTCTCCGATTACGGGGCATGCGCAGGAAGTGGCTGCGTCGCTGCTGTTTATCCTGGCGGCCATTACGGATGGATTAGACGGTTACCTCGCCCGGAAACGTGGACAGATCACCACCATTGGTATGTTGCTGGATCCGCTGGCGGACAAGATGTTGGTGACGGCTGGCTATGTCTGCCTAGTCAGCTTCAATCCGCACGTTGTGAAGCCCTGGATTGCGGTGCTGGTCATTGGTCGCGAGTTTCTGGTCAGCGGTCTTCGTTCGATTGCTGCGAATGAAGGATTCACCATCGACGCCAGCGAAGTTGGAAAGCTGAAGACGGTGCTGCAAATTGTATCCGTTGTTGCTGCAATCCTGGATCGTGGATGGAGCGCCTGGTGGGTTGGTCCGGGATGGCGGAATGACACAGGTTGGTTCTTTGTTCCGGTGCACATCATCGCAGTGACGGCTATCTACTGGATGACGTTTGTATCGATCCTGAGCGCGGTGGATTACTTCGTGGCCTTCTGGAGCAAGCTGGATCATGCGAGCCAGGTTTCGCGTAAAAAGCGGAGCCGCCTGATGAGCCGTAAGAAGCCCGTGGCGGCAGTAGGTCCCACTGCTGGTAACGCTTAG
- a CDS encoding Glu/Leu/Phe/Val dehydrogenase: MAVSVDLEQAAAEAALEKEMNPWEAQAARFEFAAKKLDLDAGIWKVLSQPNREIIVHFPVMMDDGRIEVFTGYRVQHSMARGPAKGGIRYAPDVSLDEVRALASWMTWKCAVVNIPFGGAKGGVICDPKKMSQGELERLTRRYTAEMIDVFGPEKDVPAPDVNTNEQTMAWIMDTYSMHMRQTVTSVVTGKPINIGGSRGRSAATGRGVSVACDQALQYLNKKPADCRVVVQGFGNVGSNAALLLREKGYKVIGIAEWDGGLYNADGINIPALVEHRKKNGSIRNFSGASEANSEELLTTACEILIPAAHENVITSRNAGAVKARILVEGANGPTTPAADDILEKNGVFVVPDILANAGGVTASYFEWVQDRMGYFWTEDEVNDRLDRLMTQSFHDVIRYAEAHSVNNRIAAYMLAIDRVAYTTKQRGIYA; the protein is encoded by the coding sequence ATGGCAGTATCCGTTGATCTGGAACAGGCTGCAGCAGAAGCAGCTTTAGAAAAAGAGATGAACCCGTGGGAGGCTCAGGCCGCCCGCTTTGAATTTGCGGCAAAGAAACTGGATCTGGACGCAGGGATCTGGAAGGTTCTGAGCCAGCCCAATCGCGAGATCATTGTGCACTTCCCGGTGATGATGGACGATGGCCGCATTGAAGTCTTCACTGGCTATCGTGTGCAGCATTCGATGGCGCGAGGGCCTGCAAAGGGCGGTATTCGGTACGCGCCGGATGTGTCGTTGGACGAAGTGCGCGCGCTGGCGAGCTGGATGACATGGAAGTGCGCCGTGGTGAATATTCCCTTCGGTGGTGCCAAGGGTGGCGTCATCTGCGATCCGAAAAAGATGAGCCAGGGCGAACTGGAACGGTTAACACGTCGTTACACCGCAGAGATGATCGATGTCTTTGGCCCGGAGAAGGACGTTCCTGCACCGGATGTAAACACAAACGAGCAGACGATGGCATGGATCATGGATACCTACTCCATGCACATGCGGCAGACCGTGACGAGCGTGGTGACGGGTAAGCCGATCAACATTGGCGGTTCGCGCGGACGTTCCGCTGCAACAGGACGCGGTGTCTCCGTGGCTTGCGATCAGGCTCTGCAGTACCTGAATAAGAAGCCTGCAGATTGCCGCGTGGTGGTGCAGGGATTCGGCAACGTGGGATCGAATGCCGCGTTGCTGCTGCGCGAAAAAGGCTACAAGGTGATCGGCATCGCAGAGTGGGATGGCGGTTTGTACAACGCTGACGGTATCAACATTCCTGCATTGGTAGAACATCGCAAGAAGAACGGTTCCATTCGCAATTTCAGCGGTGCGTCTGAGGCGAATAGCGAAGAGTTGTTAACTACGGCGTGCGAAATTCTGATTCCCGCAGCGCACGAGAATGTGATCACCAGCCGCAATGCCGGAGCTGTGAAAGCGCGGATTCTTGTAGAAGGTGCGAACGGTCCCACGACGCCTGCTGCGGACGACATTCTGGAGAAGAATGGCGTATTTGTGGTGCCGGACATCCTTGCGAATGCGGGTGGTGTGACGGCCAGCTATTTTGAGTGGGTGCAGGATCGCATGGGCTACTTCTGGACCGAGGACGAGGTGAATGATCGGCTGGATCGCTTGATGACTCAGAGCTTCCATGACGTAATTCGTTACGCCGAGGCCCACAGCGTGAATAACCGGATTGCGGCATACATGCTGGCGATTGACCGCGTGGCATATACGACGAAGCAGCGTGGAATCTACGCCTAA
- a CDS encoding L-rhamnose mutarotase produces MPRYAYQLRIREGCEDEYDRRHVAVWPELLKDLADAGVREYSIFRRGQQLFLYLHVDNFDAFLARMANSEANARWQAMMSDIFESVPDLAPGERYAMMPEVFYMPGHPEGTE; encoded by the coding sequence GTGCCACGGTACGCCTATCAACTCCGCATCCGCGAAGGCTGCGAAGACGAATATGATCGCCGCCATGTGGCCGTGTGGCCCGAGTTACTGAAGGACCTTGCAGACGCAGGTGTGCGCGAATACTCCATCTTCCGCCGCGGCCAGCAACTCTTCCTCTATCTGCACGTGGACAACTTCGATGCTTTCCTTGCGCGCATGGCAAACAGCGAAGCCAATGCGCGTTGGCAAGCGATGATGTCCGACATCTTTGAATCCGTACCCGATCTTGCACCAGGCGAACGTTACGCCATGATGCCCGAAGTCTTTTACATGCCCGGCCACCCCGAAGGAACCGAATGA
- a CDS encoding TIM barrel protein, whose translation MNDAQQRVFAALDHFRIELPSWGFANTGTRFGKFIQPGAATTIAEKFADAGMVNKLTGVAPTVALHVLWDLPKGEGSVSEIRQLEQQHGIRSGSINPNLFQDQSYKFGSLCNPDPAIRKQATDHMIESVQIAKALGSRDISLWLSDGANYPGTQSVQRRIGWLTEALATTHAELAPDQRLLVEYKPFEPAFYFTDLADWGMAYTMAKQAGPQAVVLVDTGHHALGTNIEQIVAWLLHLGVLGGFHFNDRKFADDDLTLGSIDPYQVFRIFHEIHAHVASGGSHDIAYMIDQSHNLKGKMEAMVQTVATAQELYARAALVDQAKLSELQDACALVEAEELFRNAFFTDVRPLVQAWRTSKGLPADPLAALKESGYVETIGRERAAKNASSGGSYA comes from the coding sequence ATGAACGACGCACAGCAGAGAGTCTTTGCCGCACTCGACCACTTCCGCATTGAGCTTCCCTCCTGGGGATTCGCGAACACCGGCACACGCTTCGGCAAGTTCATCCAGCCCGGCGCCGCTACCACCATCGCGGAAAAGTTTGCCGATGCAGGCATGGTGAACAAGCTCACCGGCGTGGCACCTACCGTGGCACTGCATGTTCTGTGGGATCTGCCGAAAGGCGAAGGTTCTGTCAGCGAGATTCGCCAGCTTGAACAGCAGCACGGCATCCGGTCCGGCTCCATCAATCCGAACCTGTTTCAGGATCAGTCGTACAAGTTCGGCTCGCTCTGCAACCCGGATCCCGCAATCCGTAAACAGGCTACCGATCACATGATCGAGAGCGTGCAGATTGCCAAAGCACTCGGTTCGCGCGACATCTCGTTGTGGCTCTCCGATGGCGCAAACTATCCCGGCACACAGAGTGTTCAACGCCGCATTGGTTGGCTGACAGAAGCACTCGCCACAACACATGCAGAACTCGCACCGGACCAGCGTCTGCTCGTCGAATACAAGCCCTTCGAGCCTGCCTTCTACTTCACCGACCTTGCTGACTGGGGCATGGCGTACACGATGGCCAAGCAGGCAGGTCCACAAGCCGTCGTGCTCGTCGATACCGGCCATCATGCGCTGGGCACCAACATTGAACAGATCGTGGCTTGGCTGCTCCATCTCGGCGTACTTGGCGGCTTCCATTTCAACGATCGCAAGTTCGCGGATGATGACCTCACTCTCGGCTCCATCGACCCGTATCAGGTCTTCCGCATCTTCCACGAAATCCACGCACACGTTGCCAGCGGTGGTAGCCATGACATTGCTTACATGATCGATCAGAGCCACAACCTGAAGGGCAAGATGGAAGCCATGGTGCAGACCGTCGCCACCGCCCAGGAGCTCTACGCCCGTGCCGCACTGGTAGACCAGGCAAAGCTCTCAGAACTGCAGGACGCCTGTGCGTTGGTGGAAGCAGAAGAACTGTTCCGCAACGCCTTCTTCACTGACGTTCGCCCGCTGGTACAGGCGTGGCGCACCTCCAAGGGCCTGCCAGCCGATCCGCTTGCAGCATTGAAGGAAAGTGGCTATGTGGAGACCATCGGCCGCGAGCGTGCCGCAAAGAACGCCAGCAGCGGCGGGTCTTACGCCTGA
- a CDS encoding c-type cytochrome domain-containing protein translates to MPTQEEQLYTTNRPHPKVWIASTAAILLLLSLPSILPPDGQTHPGQFLGRFHVGLIHLPIGLLFLVPVFDLAAKKRPALQQAAAITLNIATITAFLSALLGIILAHAGAFSVDEVRTHLWTGIVLAIAAIAITQLRTFLPQRALLTIPLALLTLWTAHTGGKIVYGDDWLTEFLPHLAPSRSYPSVDPEGVYAKQVQPILNANCVKCHGSQERKGNLRLDSYGHLLDGGTSGDIVAAGHPERSILLHRITLPPNDPKLMPKKGEPLTPAEIETLRAWITAGASPSATPTTQP, encoded by the coding sequence ATGCCAACGCAGGAAGAACAGCTTTACACCACCAATAGGCCTCACCCCAAGGTATGGATCGCCAGCACAGCGGCTATCCTCTTGCTGCTCTCGCTGCCGTCCATCCTGCCGCCAGACGGACAGACGCATCCCGGCCAGTTCCTTGGCCGCTTTCACGTCGGCCTGATTCATCTGCCCATCGGTTTGCTCTTTCTGGTGCCTGTTTTTGACCTTGCCGCAAAGAAGCGCCCGGCGCTTCAACAGGCGGCGGCAATCACTCTCAACATCGCCACCATCACAGCATTCTTGTCTGCGCTACTCGGCATCATTCTGGCCCACGCCGGAGCCTTCTCTGTCGACGAGGTACGGACTCACCTGTGGACTGGCATCGTTCTCGCCATCGCCGCCATCGCCATCACCCAGTTGCGCACGTTCCTTCCTCAGCGAGCATTACTGACCATCCCTCTCGCTTTGCTCACCCTCTGGACCGCCCACACCGGCGGCAAAATCGTCTACGGCGATGACTGGCTTACGGAGTTCTTGCCACACCTGGCTCCATCACGCAGCTATCCCTCTGTTGATCCCGAAGGTGTCTACGCGAAACAGGTCCAGCCCATCCTGAACGCAAATTGCGTGAAATGCCATGGCTCCCAGGAACGCAAAGGCAATCTGCGACTCGATAGCTACGGACACCTATTGGACGGCGGCACCAGCGGCGACATAGTGGCTGCAGGCCATCCCGAACGCAGCATCCTGCTGCATCGCATCACTCTGCCGCCAAACGATCCAAAGCTGATGCCGAAGAAGGGCGAACCGCTTACCCCGGCGGAGATCGAAACCCTCCGCGCGTGGATCACCGCAGGAGCTTCGCCATCCGCTACACCGACCACGCAGCCGTGA
- a CDS encoding dipeptidase, translating into MKQMRNFLTEAKALHDSSIVLDGHADTPQRFVDEDWNWAGSPLGVGQLSSETASAGHLHGGFLIAWPEPDAWAGKFAERTRTLIAGIHQQVAKQPEAITVCTTASEVLKAKRNGQYAALIGIEGGHAIENSLDNLREFHAGGARYMTLTWANANDWCGSSGFGGDGGLTSFGRDVVREMNRLGMLVDISHVSDAAFHDVLETSWAPVIASHSSSRHICRAARNLTDDMARQLAAKGGIVMVNFFAGFLSDAWREAWNALKPERSSAIDKTREEFRVQGKPFLFFDEVAIERDFARRIPPVPFSVLVEHFDHLLSVVGPKHVGIGSDFDGIALSVEGMETAADLPKLTAALLERGWSADDLRDMLGENLLRVLKQAEDFAAA; encoded by the coding sequence ATGAAACAGATGAGAAACTTCCTGACAGAAGCGAAAGCGCTCCATGACAGCAGCATTGTGCTGGATGGCCATGCCGATACACCGCAACGCTTTGTGGACGAGGACTGGAACTGGGCTGGCTCGCCACTTGGGGTGGGCCAACTCTCCTCGGAAACAGCCTCCGCTGGGCATCTGCACGGAGGCTTTCTCATCGCATGGCCAGAGCCAGACGCTTGGGCAGGCAAGTTCGCGGAACGCACCCGCACACTTATCGCAGGCATCCACCAACAGGTCGCAAAGCAACCGGAGGCCATCACCGTCTGCACCACCGCAAGCGAAGTCCTCAAAGCCAAACGAAACGGCCAATACGCAGCGTTGATCGGCATCGAAGGCGGCCACGCTATCGAGAACAGCCTCGACAACCTGCGTGAATTCCATGCCGGCGGAGCACGTTATATGACCCTGACCTGGGCCAACGCCAACGACTGGTGCGGCTCCAGCGGCTTTGGCGGCGACGGTGGCTTGACCAGCTTTGGACGTGACGTAGTGCGTGAGATGAATCGCCTCGGCATGCTCGTAGACATCTCCCACGTCAGCGATGCCGCATTCCACGACGTTCTGGAAACATCGTGGGCCCCGGTCATCGCCTCGCATTCATCATCACGTCACATCTGCCGCGCCGCCCGCAACCTTACCGACGACATGGCCCGGCAACTTGCAGCAAAAGGTGGCATCGTCATGGTGAACTTCTTCGCGGGCTTCCTTAGCGATGCGTGGCGGGAAGCTTGGAACGCATTGAAGCCGGAAAGAAGCTCAGCGATCGACAAAACCCGCGAAGAGTTCCGCGTACAGGGCAAGCCGTTCCTCTTCTTCGATGAAGTCGCGATCGAACGCGACTTCGCTCGCCGCATTCCTCCAGTTCCCTTCTCGGTTCTTGTCGAACACTTTGACCATCTGTTGAGCGTCGTCGGTCCGAAACACGTCGGCATTGGATCTGACTTCGACGGCATCGCGCTCTCGGTGGAGGGCATGGAGACAGCCGCCGATCTGCCGAAGCTTACTGCGGCACTTCTGGAACGCGGATGGTCCGCCGATGACCTTCGCGACATGCTCGGCGAAAACCTTTTGCGTGTCCTGAAACAGGCCGAGGACTTCGCCGCCGCGTGA
- a CDS encoding peptidylprolyl isomerase codes for MMFRLAPLSLFAILAAAPVAALAQAGSTAPPAQQQNPPAKPADDLPDSPGAAEGLGVPPAPNGPTAIIDTTMGRLTCQFFQNESPKTVENFIGLATGTKDFTDPTTGQKMHGVPFYDGTTFHRVIANFMIQGGDRAGTGAGDAGFYIGEERSPGLRFDREGRLAMANAGPNTGSTQFFVTEAPVPELNGKHTIFGQCDAHSVVIVQSIARVEKNSQDKPVTPVTIKHVTIVPEGGTIPPDPMATQPATPAAQ; via the coding sequence ATGATGTTCCGACTTGCTCCCCTATCTCTCTTCGCGATTCTCGCCGCTGCCCCGGTAGCGGCACTGGCACAGGCAGGGTCCACTGCACCGCCTGCCCAGCAACAGAATCCCCCGGCAAAGCCTGCGGACGACCTGCCGGATTCACCCGGCGCCGCTGAAGGCCTCGGCGTTCCGCCTGCTCCCAACGGTCCCACCGCCATCATTGACACCACGATGGGCCGCCTCACCTGCCAGTTCTTCCAGAACGAGTCGCCGAAGACCGTAGAAAACTTCATCGGTCTGGCTACAGGCACCAAGGACTTCACTGATCCGACAACCGGCCAGAAGATGCATGGCGTGCCCTTCTACGACGGCACAACCTTTCATCGCGTGATTGCCAACTTCATGATCCAGGGCGGCGACCGCGCTGGTACGGGCGCTGGCGACGCTGGCTTCTACATCGGCGAAGAGCGTTCCCCCGGACTTCGTTTTGATCGGGAAGGCCGCCTTGCCATGGCCAATGCAGGCCCCAACACAGGCAGCACGCAATTCTTCGTTACAGAAGCCCCCGTTCCTGAACTGAACGGCAAACACACCATCTTTGGTCAGTGCGATGCGCATTCCGTTGTGATCGTCCAGTCCATTGCCCGCGTGGAAAAGAACTCGCAGGATAAACCTGTAACGCCCGTGACCATCAAGCACGTCACAATTGTCCCGGAGGGTGGCACCATTCCGCCGGATCCAATGGCGACCCAGCCCGCCACTCCTGCAGCGCAGTAG
- a CDS encoding peptidylprolyl isomerase, which translates to MADRTPGTYAVFNTSEGTIVTRLFEKDAPETVANFIGLAEGTKKWESRSKKGDKLYDGTIFHRVIPEFMIQGGDPEGTGMGGPGYRFADETKGSPHGFQETGKLAMANAGPNTNGSQFFITVAPTTWLTGRHTIFGEVVEGYDIVEKVSKVARDGMDRPKKPVVLESVVIERV; encoded by the coding sequence ATGGCAGATCGCACACCCGGTACCTACGCCGTCTTCAACACCAGCGAAGGCACCATCGTCACGCGCCTCTTTGAGAAGGATGCGCCGGAGACCGTCGCCAACTTCATCGGCCTGGCTGAGGGCACCAAGAAGTGGGAGAGCCGCAGCAAGAAGGGCGACAAGCTCTATGACGGCACCATCTTCCACCGCGTGATCCCTGAGTTCATGATCCAGGGCGGCGATCCGGAAGGCACCGGCATGGGCGGCCCCGGTTACCGCTTCGCAGACGAGACCAAGGGTTCGCCGCACGGCTTCCAGGAGACCGGCAAGCTAGCCATGGCCAACGCAGGCCCCAACACCAACGGCTCGCAGTTCTTCATCACCGTTGCGCCAACCACCTGGCTCACCGGCCGCCACACCATCTTCGGTGAAGTTGTGGAAGGCTATGACATCGTGGAGAAGGTCAGCAAGGTCGCACGCGACGGCATGGACCGCCCCAAGAAGCCCGTCGTACTCGAGTCGGTAGTTATCGAGCGCGTCTAA
- a CDS encoding carboxymuconolactone decarboxylase family protein gives MARIHVLTPETATEAQKEIFDATRAKFGKHPLLMSAMTNSTAMMSSYLTLFQNLTEGRFSKQLARKIGLAIGEENGCEYCISLLAAVAKQQKLTDEDIELARHGKSSDAKEQALLDFVLLVVRYKGDLTDAEVDAVKAAGWSDEDIAEVFGHLILNFLTNYFWKVARTDIDFPVLRLFDQSKIARGSNGEPAPTV, from the coding sequence ATGGCTCGCATTCATGTACTCACCCCGGAAACCGCCACCGAAGCCCAGAAGGAGATCTTCGACGCCACACGCGCGAAGTTCGGAAAGCATCCCCTGCTGATGTCGGCAATGACCAATTCCACTGCCATGATGAGCAGCTATCTGACGCTGTTTCAGAACCTGACCGAGGGGCGATTCAGCAAACAGTTGGCACGAAAGATTGGCTTGGCAATTGGCGAAGAGAATGGCTGCGAATACTGCATCTCGCTTCTGGCTGCGGTGGCAAAGCAGCAGAAGCTAACCGATGAGGACATTGAACTGGCGCGGCATGGTAAGTCCAGTGATGCAAAGGAACAGGCGTTGCTCGACTTTGTTCTGCTTGTGGTCCGTTACAAGGGTGACCTTACCGATGCAGAGGTGGACGCGGTGAAAGCTGCTGGCTGGAGTGATGAAGATATTGCGGAGGTCTTTGGTCACCTGATTCTGAACTTTCTTACCAACTACTTCTGGAAGGTCGCGCGAACAGATATTGATTTCCCAGTGCTGCGTTTGTTCGATCAGAGCAAGATTGCTCGAGGAAGCAACGGTGAGCCTGCTCCGACTGTGTAG